A region of Lacinutrix sp. Hel_I_90 DNA encodes the following proteins:
- a CDS encoding cytochrome-c peroxidase, whose protein sequence is MKKIILFFLSILVSVSCSNEADVLVYEPFPIALELPSNFPETTYNLENNPLTEAGFELGKKLFYEGKLSSNNAIACAFCHEQAFAFTHHGHNLSHGVNGGIGFRNAQPIQNLAYQSTFMWDGAATHLDLQPIIPITSALEMGESLSHVIEKLSSDLYYQEQFERAFDDGEINTENMLKALSQFMLLMVSSNSKYDKFIRNEDDTTLSSLELDGLSTFETKCAGCHATDLFTDQEFRNNGLSINPQLNDKGRFNVGNNPNDLYKFRVPSLRNIEVSYPYMHDGRFATIEAVLEFYSSGITDNGNVDSILQKPDGTYGITLSNYEKESLTAFLKTLTDYEFLNDERFAEF, encoded by the coding sequence ATGAAAAAAATAATTCTTTTTTTTCTAAGTATTCTTGTATCTGTATCATGTTCTAACGAGGCTGATGTTTTGGTTTATGAACCATTTCCAATAGCTCTAGAATTACCTTCAAATTTTCCAGAGACCACTTATAATTTAGAAAATAACCCGCTTACAGAAGCTGGTTTTGAACTTGGTAAAAAACTATTTTACGAAGGGAAATTGTCTTCAAATAATGCTATTGCTTGTGCCTTTTGCCATGAACAGGCGTTTGCTTTTACTCATCACGGACATAATTTAAGTCATGGTGTTAATGGAGGTATTGGTTTTAGAAATGCGCAACCAATTCAAAACTTAGCTTATCAAAGCACTTTCATGTGGGATGGTGCAGCGACACACTTGGACCTTCAGCCAATTATTCCCATAACTAGTGCGTTAGAAATGGGAGAAAGCTTAAGTCACGTAATAGAAAAATTAAGTTCAGACCTTTATTACCAAGAACAATTTGAGCGAGCCTTTGATGACGGTGAGATTAATACAGAAAACATGCTTAAGGCTTTGTCTCAGTTTATGTTGCTGATGGTGTCTTCAAATTCTAAATATGATAAATTTATTAGAAATGAAGATGACACAACATTGAGTTCACTTGAATTAGATGGCTTAAGTACATTCGAAACAAAATGTGCTGGTTGTCATGCAACAGATTTATTTACAGATCAAGAGTTTAGAAATAACGGGTTATCTATTAACCCACAATTAAATGATAAAGGACGTTTTAATGTTGGAAATAATCCTAATGATCTGTATAAATTTAGAGTCCCAAGTTTAAGGAATATTGAGGTTTCCTACCCCTATATGCACGATGGTAGATTTGCAACTATAGAAGCCGTTTTGGAGTTTTATAGTTCAGGAATTACAGATAATGGTAATGTTGATTCCATATTACAAAAGCCAGATGGGACTTATGGTATTACACTTTCTAATTACGAGAAAGAAAGTTTAACAGCCTTTTTAAAAACACTAACAGATTACGAATTTTTAAATGATGAACGTTTTGCAGAATTTTAG
- a CDS encoding LysR family transcriptional regulator, with amino-acid sequence MTITQLKYVLAVAEHQNFTKAAEKCFVTQPTLSMQIQKLEDQLSIQIFDRSKKPIELTDVGSKIVNQAHNIVNESYRIQDIVDQQKGFIGGEFRIGIIPTVMPTLLPMFLKNFIKKYPKVKLKIEELTTEEIITRINDGHLDAAIAATPLEHANIKERVLYFEPFVAYIPNNHRLKDKKTLEVSDLDIDDMLLLEDGHCFRDGVINLCKGFKNQTDEHFQLESGSIETLIKLSNEGMGMTLLPYLHTLDMSENSKQNLHHFIAPSPAREVSIIYHKSELKMQIIEAMQEVIASVVRGAIAFQNVQIISPLGK; translated from the coding sequence ATGACAATTACACAACTCAAATATGTTCTAGCGGTAGCAGAACACCAAAATTTTACTAAAGCTGCCGAAAAATGCTTTGTAACTCAGCCCACCTTGAGTATGCAAATTCAAAAATTGGAAGACCAGCTAAGCATTCAAATTTTCGATCGTAGTAAAAAACCAATTGAATTAACAGATGTTGGTAGTAAGATTGTAAATCAGGCACATAATATTGTCAATGAATCTTATCGTATTCAGGATATTGTAGACCAACAAAAAGGCTTTATTGGTGGCGAATTTAGAATAGGCATTATTCCAACGGTTATGCCCACGTTACTACCTATGTTTTTAAAAAACTTTATTAAAAAATATCCTAAAGTCAAACTTAAAATTGAAGAACTCACCACTGAAGAAATCATTACCAGAATTAATGATGGGCATTTAGATGCAGCTATTGCAGCTACACCTCTAGAACATGCCAATATAAAGGAACGCGTGCTTTATTTTGAGCCTTTCGTAGCGTATATACCCAATAATCACCGTTTAAAAGACAAAAAAACACTAGAGGTTTCAGATTTAGATATTGATGATATGTTACTTCTGGAAGACGGTCATTGTTTTAGAGACGGTGTGATTAATCTGTGTAAAGGCTTTAAAAATCAAACTGACGAACATTTTCAATTAGAAAGTGGAAGCATAGAAACACTTATTAAATTGTCTAATGAAGGTATGGGGATGACGCTACTTCCCTATTTACACACTTTAGATATGAGTGAAAATTCGAAACAAAATTTACATCATTTTATAGCACCCTCTCCCGCCAGAGAGGTGAGTATTATCTATCATAAAAGTGAACTAAAAATGCAAATAATTGAAGCGATGCAAGAGGTAATCGCTAGTGTTGTTCGTGGAGCAATAGCCTTTCAAAATGTACAAATTATTAGTCCATTAGGGAAATAA
- a CDS encoding Dps family protein, translating to MTLNILGLDKKKTEDLAGDLNELLANFQIYYQNLRGIHWNIKGKNFFDLHIKFEELYTDANLKVDLVAERVLTLGETPLHTFEDYTSRAKVPVGQNVSKDVKAVELIVNSLTELLKIERQILDKSSEASDEGTNAMMSDFITEQEKTVWMMNAWLENSI from the coding sequence ATGACACTTAATATACTAGGATTAGACAAGAAAAAAACTGAAGATTTAGCTGGAGACTTGAACGAATTATTAGCTAATTTTCAAATTTATTACCAAAATTTAAGAGGGATACACTGGAATATAAAAGGAAAGAATTTTTTTGATTTACACATTAAATTTGAAGAATTATACACCGATGCGAATCTGAAGGTCGATTTAGTTGCAGAACGTGTATTGACTCTAGGAGAAACGCCACTTCATACTTTTGAAGATTATACGAGCAGAGCTAAAGTGCCCGTTGGTCAAAATGTTTCAAAAGATGTGAAAGCAGTTGAATTAATAGTAAACTCTTTAACCGAATTACTTAAAATAGAGCGTCAAATTTTAGATAAGTCTTCAGAGGCTAGTGATGAAGGTACAAACGCTATGATGAGTGATTTTATAACAGAGCAAGAAAAGACCGTTTGGATGATGAATGCTTGGTTAGAAAACAGCATATAA
- a CDS encoding DUF2141 domain-containing protein: protein MKTLTITCAFILSTFLFFGQETKNHSITITIENVKSNTGKVVLGLHTENTFMKTEAIKTAESKIEDGKISVTFKDVAPGTYGIMALHDENENGRMDFDTSGMPAESYGMSNNPLSYGPPQYSDAKFELKNEDLSFNIRF, encoded by the coding sequence ATGAAGACATTAACAATTACATGCGCATTTATTTTATCAACATTCCTTTTTTTTGGCCAGGAAACTAAAAACCACAGTATTACAATAACTATAGAAAATGTAAAAAGCAACACTGGAAAAGTGGTTTTAGGCTTACATACTGAAAATACCTTTATGAAAACCGAAGCAATCAAGACTGCTGAAAGCAAAATAGAGGATGGAAAAATAAGCGTTACTTTTAAAGACGTCGCCCCAGGAACATACGGGATTATGGCACTACATGACGAGAATGAAAATGGCAGAATGGATTTTGATACTAGTGGCATGCCAGCAGAGTCTTATGGTATGTCTAATAATCCTTTAAGTTATGGACCACCACAATATAGTGATGCCAAATTTGAATTAAAAAATGAAGACTTAAGTTTTAATATTAGATTTTAA
- a CDS encoding OmpA family protein, whose product MKPFGYLFFIFVCTLSFQTSHSQTVNKPWTISFGTHAINNPVREQEAGLGRFKTWNQNPAGFRLSAGRLIKNRFSFEGVASLNSIKENYPNPDPEVLDPDYPYISLDGMFKYQFSNGLNVVDPYLTIGAGYAWLDTIGAGTINGGIGFNLWIGHSFGFNVQSVYKHAFEDYGLKHYQHSAGIIFRFGGKDTDNDGINDAEDACPELFGTFETKGCPDTDKDGVIDSEDLCPNDFGPAVMRGCPDNDGDGTPDKYDDCPEVQGAINDGGCPLLDTDKDGVIDSKDKCPQQPGSPENGGCPTPLQLQEQANLVSQQQRDRNKAIKEEVTTKLNVLSRAITFNNGNAVLNQEDKLAIEEISKIMESQPKMKFHIAGHTDSTGSTQTNLTLSEQRAKSVKEYLIFIGVDGQRLTSQGYGEVNPIADNNTKEGRLANRRVEIFVVN is encoded by the coding sequence ATGAAGCCTTTTGGTTATCTCTTCTTTATTTTCGTTTGCACTCTAAGTTTTCAAACGTCTCATTCTCAAACCGTAAATAAACCCTGGACGATAAGTTTTGGAACGCATGCTATTAATAATCCGGTACGTGAACAAGAAGCTGGGTTGGGCAGGTTTAAAACGTGGAATCAAAACCCTGCTGGATTTAGATTATCTGCTGGTCGTTTAATTAAAAACAGATTCTCTTTTGAAGGTGTTGCTTCTTTAAATAGTATTAAAGAGAATTATCCTAATCCAGATCCTGAAGTTCTAGATCCAGACTATCCATACATTTCATTAGATGGTATGTTTAAGTATCAATTTAGTAATGGCTTAAATGTTGTTGATCCATACCTTACTATTGGTGCTGGTTATGCATGGTTAGATACTATTGGAGCAGGAACGATAAATGGAGGTATTGGTTTTAATTTATGGATAGGTCATTCGTTTGGCTTCAATGTACAATCGGTTTATAAGCATGCTTTTGAAGATTACGGATTAAAACATTATCAACATTCAGCAGGAATTATTTTTCGTTTTGGTGGGAAAGACACAGATAATGATGGGATCAATGATGCTGAAGATGCCTGTCCAGAATTATTTGGCACCTTTGAAACCAAAGGTTGTCCTGACACAGACAAGGACGGTGTAATAGATTCAGAAGATTTATGTCCCAACGATTTTGGACCAGCAGTTATGCGTGGTTGCCCAGATAATGATGGCGATGGTACACCTGATAAATATGACGATTGTCCAGAAGTACAAGGTGCCATAAATGATGGTGGCTGTCCGCTTTTAGACACGGACAAAGATGGGGTTATTGACAGCAAAGATAAATGCCCGCAGCAACCCGGCTCTCCAGAGAATGGTGGATGCCCAACACCACTCCAACTCCAAGAACAAGCCAACTTAGTGTCACAGCAACAAAGGGATCGAAATAAGGCTATAAAAGAAGAAGTCACGACTAAACTAAATGTATTATCTCGTGCTATAACGTTTAATAATGGTAATGCCGTTTTAAACCAAGAAGACAAATTGGCTATAGAGGAAATAAGTAAAATTATGGAATCGCAGCCAAAAATGAAATTCCACATCGCTGGGCATACCGATAGTACTGGAAGTACTCAAACCAATTTGACGCTATCAGAACAACGTGCTAAAAGCGTTAAAGAGTACTTGATTTTTATTGGTGTTGATGGTCAACGCTTAACGTCTCAAGGCTATGGTGAAGTTAATCCTATAGCAGATAATAATACAAAAGAAGGCCGTTTGGCCAATAGACGTGTTGAGATTTTCGTTGTCAATTAA
- a CDS encoding DUF58 domain-containing protein — MTFIRSLYLHKGFFIYMASASACFLLSYWIPILYAVAWIITIAISVLFLSDLVLLYRFKHPIKVRRLLPDKFSNSDENPVPITITNFYPFKTSIAVIDELPVQFQKRDFNYETHLKAGEVHDFSYNVRPVERGEYTFGFLNLYASSALRIVKRKFKFQNAQMVAVYPSFIQMQKYDFLAMSNNLTQFGLKKIRRIGNTSEFEQIKDYVQGDDFRTVNWKATAKRGELMVNQYQDEKSQPIYSIIDTGRVMKMPFNGLKLLDYAINSTLAFSNVALKKHDKVGMFTFSKTVDSFLPATQKLTYLNTILERLYNINTQFTDSDFSLLYAQLKRKVTHRSLLMLYTNFEHISALKRQLPYLQAIAKKHLLVVVIFENTELDALIAQDAESLQAIYHKTIAEKFSYEKRLMVKELQKHGIQSILTAPEKLSVNTINKYLEIKARGLL, encoded by the coding sequence ATGACATTCATTCGCTCATTATACTTACACAAAGGCTTCTTCATTTATATGGCTAGTGCATCGGCGTGTTTTTTGTTGTCGTATTGGATTCCTATTCTATATGCTGTAGCCTGGATTATCACTATTGCCATTTCGGTATTATTCTTATCCGACTTAGTATTACTCTATCGTTTTAAACATCCCATTAAAGTGAGACGTTTATTACCGGATAAGTTTTCTAACAGCGACGAAAATCCAGTACCCATTACCATCACTAATTTCTATCCGTTTAAAACGAGTATTGCTGTAATAGATGAGCTACCCGTTCAGTTTCAAAAAAGAGATTTTAATTACGAGACGCATTTAAAAGCTGGCGAAGTTCATGATTTTAGCTATAATGTTCGTCCGGTAGAACGTGGCGAATACACCTTTGGGTTCCTTAACCTCTATGCCTCTTCAGCGTTGCGAATTGTTAAACGGAAATTTAAGTTTCAGAATGCCCAAATGGTGGCGGTCTATCCTTCCTTTATTCAAATGCAGAAATACGATTTTCTGGCCATGAGTAATAACTTAACTCAATTTGGTCTCAAAAAAATAAGGCGTATTGGGAACACTTCAGAATTTGAACAAATTAAAGATTATGTTCAAGGAGATGATTTTAGAACGGTGAATTGGAAAGCCACAGCAAAACGCGGCGAATTAATGGTAAACCAATACCAAGACGAAAAGTCTCAGCCTATCTACTCTATTATAGATACTGGACGCGTAATGAAAATGCCTTTTAATGGCTTAAAACTATTGGACTATGCCATAAACTCTACTTTAGCTTTTAGTAATGTGGCCTTAAAAAAACACGATAAAGTGGGCATGTTTACCTTTTCTAAAACGGTTGATTCTTTTCTGCCTGCCACACAAAAATTAACCTATTTAAACACCATTTTAGAACGACTATACAACATAAACACACAGTTTACAGATAGTGATTTTAGTTTGTTATATGCACAATTAAAACGAAAAGTAACGCACAGAAGTTTATTAATGCTCTACACTAATTTTGAACATATTAGTGCACTAAAACGACAATTACCCTATTTACAAGCCATTGCAAAAAAACATTTATTGGTGGTGGTTATTTTTGAAAATACCGAACTTGATGCGCTAATCGCTCAGGATGCTGAAAGTCTTCAAGCCATTTATCATAAAACCATCGCTGAAAAATTTTCTTATGAGAAACGCCTAATGGTAAAAGAACTTCAAAAACATGGGATTCAAAGTATTTTAACTGCGCCAGAAAAATTATCTGTGAACACCATAAACAAATACTTAGAAATTAAAGCAAGAGGTTTGCTTTAG
- a CDS encoding MoxR family ATPase: MEEQNLDFNNRIPLEDLKNAVAQIKNELGKVIVGQEQFVELLIVALLSDGHVLIEGVPGIAKTITAKLFAKVLKTDFSRIQFTPDLMPSDVLGTSILNMKNAEFEFKKGPIFSNIVLIDEINRAPAKTQAALFETMEERQATVDGTTYLFETPFMVLATQNPIEQEGTYALPEAQLDRFIFKIKVDYPTIEDEVKIIQTHHERKGEKPQTLIQPVLNAQDLANYKTKIQSVLVEEKIIKYIAELVSKTRNHPHLYLGGSPRASIAILNTAKTFAAINGRDFVTPEDVKKALIPVLNHRIILTPEREMEGMTTENVVEMIVQSVEIPR; encoded by the coding sequence ATGGAAGAGCAAAATTTAGATTTCAATAATAGAATCCCATTGGAGGATTTAAAAAACGCAGTAGCACAAATAAAAAATGAACTTGGCAAAGTCATCGTTGGACAAGAACAATTTGTTGAGTTATTAATTGTCGCTTTACTTTCAGACGGTCACGTACTCATTGAAGGAGTTCCTGGCATTGCAAAGACCATCACTGCCAAACTATTTGCTAAGGTTTTAAAAACAGATTTCAGCCGTATTCAGTTTACGCCAGATTTAATGCCCAGCGATGTTCTAGGTACTTCAATTTTGAATATGAAAAACGCTGAGTTCGAATTTAAAAAAGGACCAATCTTTTCCAATATTGTGTTAATAGATGAAATTAATCGTGCACCAGCGAAAACACAAGCCGCCTTGTTTGAAACCATGGAAGAGCGACAAGCTACAGTAGATGGGACCACCTATCTTTTTGAAACCCCGTTTATGGTTTTAGCGACGCAAAACCCTATTGAACAGGAAGGCACTTATGCATTACCCGAGGCACAATTGGACCGTTTTATCTTTAAAATAAAAGTGGATTACCCCACCATTGAAGATGAAGTAAAAATCATCCAGACGCACCATGAGCGTAAAGGCGAAAAGCCACAAACACTAATACAACCAGTATTAAACGCTCAGGATCTAGCAAATTATAAAACGAAAATTCAATCGGTTTTAGTAGAAGAAAAAATCATTAAATACATCGCCGAATTGGTCTCTAAAACCAGAAACCATCCGCATTTATATTTAGGCGGCTCACCAAGAGCATCCATTGCTATTTTAAACACTGCAAAAACCTTTGCCGCCATTAACGGAAGAGATTTCGTTACCCCTGAAGATGTAAAAAAAGCATTGATTCCAGTACTAAACCATCGTATTATATTAACACCAGAACGCGAAATGGAAGGCATGACGACAGAGAATGTCGTGGAAATGATTGTACAATCTGTAGAAATACCGAGATAG
- a CDS encoding DUF4350 domain-containing protein: MNKKGKIYVILTALAILLIVVLEANKPEELNWFPSYAKHHKIPFGTFVFHEQMERLFSEEMIVDVDRPPFEYLQTNSISGSYLFINDQVTIDEVELNKLLDWTTKGNTLVIASQSMNQKLLDTLKLEQSLMSTFENFNYRFEFQLKNEDLKTEIPYTFNKVNFMYYFKKPDSDISEVIGVVNSASDTDFDVDNSYSNVIKKPFGDGDIILSTFPQAFTNYFILEAPNQNYTAGLLSYLDPTRPIYLDNHYKSGKKISTSPLYVFLKAKQLKWAYYIALIGALFYIIFEGKRKQRAVPVIEPLRNQTLAFTRTIANMYYENGKHIDIAQHKIQHFLEYIRNHLHLNTNTIDPTFIKHLAARSNNTLEDTQNLFNTIEIVSNSNNITTEALEKLNTAIEKFKSNNTWKSKI, translated from the coding sequence TTGAATAAAAAAGGTAAAATATATGTTATACTCACTGCTTTAGCTATACTACTTATTGTCGTATTAGAAGCTAATAAGCCCGAGGAATTGAATTGGTTTCCCTCGTACGCCAAGCATCATAAAATACCGTTTGGAACCTTTGTTTTTCATGAACAAATGGAACGTTTGTTTTCTGAAGAAATGATTGTTGATGTAGATCGTCCACCTTTTGAGTACCTTCAAACGAATAGCATTTCTGGTTCCTATTTATTTATAAATGATCAGGTCACTATTGATGAAGTCGAATTAAACAAACTTCTGGACTGGACGACTAAAGGCAATACTTTAGTAATTGCATCGCAAAGTATGAACCAAAAATTACTAGATACATTAAAACTAGAACAATCTTTGATGAGTACTTTTGAGAACTTCAATTACCGTTTCGAGTTTCAGCTTAAAAATGAAGACTTAAAAACAGAAATACCTTACACATTTAATAAGGTCAATTTCATGTATTATTTTAAAAAGCCTGATAGTGATATTTCAGAAGTTATAGGCGTGGTCAATAGCGCTTCAGACACCGATTTCGATGTAGATAACAGCTATTCAAACGTCATCAAAAAACCCTTTGGAGATGGCGATATTATACTATCTACTTTTCCGCAGGCCTTTACCAATTATTTTATTTTAGAAGCACCAAACCAAAACTATACGGCAGGTCTATTATCTTATTTAGATCCTACACGACCTATATATCTGGATAATCATTATAAATCTGGAAAAAAAATAAGCACCTCTCCGTTGTATGTTTTCTTAAAAGCAAAACAACTAAAATGGGCCTATTATATAGCACTCATTGGTGCCCTTTTTTATATCATTTTTGAAGGCAAGCGCAAGCAGCGTGCAGTCCCTGTGATAGAACCACTGCGTAATCAAACCTTAGCTTTTACACGTACTATTGCAAATATGTATTACGAAAACGGAAAACATATAGATATTGCCCAACATAAAATTCAACATTTTCTAGAGTATATTCGAAATCATTTACATTTAAATACCAACACCATTGATCCTACTTTTATAAAACATTTAGCAGCGCGGAGCAACAATACTTTAGAAGATACTCAAAACCTTTTTAATACTATAGAAATAGTTTCTAACAGCAACAATATTACAACAGAGGCATTGGAAAAACTCAATACCGCTATAGAAAAATTCAAATCCAATAACACATGGAAGAGCAAAATTTAG
- a CDS encoding DUF4129 domain-containing protein: MPFLRVFFLFFILCSFSFAQQDSLAIKDASYYKKQDISKEALQDYKSDKAFNYEIKPEDKDSWWAKFKRWFYNGLKKIVEAIFGMESAGGVLWFILRVLPYILLAGLVFLLIRFFLKVNSKQLIYGETKKGSVAFTDEEQIIRNEDISTLISEALKQNNYRLAIRYYYLLSLKELTEANIIDWQPQKTNEDYKREIVINTIQTQFEKITRIYDYVWYGEFEVDAPKFEKLKLEFITLNKQIN; this comes from the coding sequence ATGCCGTTCTTAAGAGTTTTCTTTTTGTTTTTTATTCTTTGTAGCTTTAGTTTTGCGCAACAAGACTCCTTAGCGATAAAAGACGCTTCGTATTATAAAAAGCAGGACATCTCTAAAGAAGCGTTACAAGACTATAAAAGTGATAAAGCCTTTAACTATGAAATTAAGCCTGAGGATAAAGATTCATGGTGGGCAAAATTTAAACGTTGGTTTTACAATGGTTTAAAAAAAATAGTGGAAGCTATTTTTGGTATGGAGTCTGCTGGTGGTGTTTTATGGTTTATACTAAGAGTACTGCCCTATATTTTGCTTGCAGGTTTAGTCTTTCTATTGATTCGCTTTTTCCTAAAAGTCAATTCAAAGCAGCTTATATATGGTGAGACAAAAAAAGGAAGTGTTGCTTTTACTGATGAAGAACAAATTATCAGAAATGAAGACATAAGCACATTAATTTCTGAAGCACTCAAACAAAATAATTACCGTTTAGCCATTCGTTATTATTATTTATTGTCTTTAAAAGAGCTAACCGAAGCTAATATTATTGATTGGCAACCGCAAAAAACAAACGAGGATTATAAAAGAGAAATAGTAATCAATACCATACAAACCCAATTCGAAAAAATAACCAGAATTTACGACTATGTCTGGTACGGTGAATTCGAGGTTGATGCGCCAAAATTTGAAAAATTAAAATTAGAATTCATCACCCTTAATAAACAGATTAATTAA
- a CDS encoding stage II sporulation protein M, with translation MREAAFVKQNKDKWLTFENVLSNKTVISPDDLSSLYIEITDHLSYAKTFYPNSNTESYLNGLASTAHQKIYKTKKESKNRLITFFTHEFPLMFSQHHRELLVAFLVFSLFVIVGAYSAANEGDFVRGFLGDNYVNMTLENIEKGDPMGVYKEQGEFHMFLGITINNIKVALMAFGYGIMLAIGSLFIMMQNGIMLGSFQYMFYDNGLLWESARTIWIHGTIEISVIIIAGASGLVLGNSMLFPGTYTRLASFKRGVLNGLKILMSTIPFFIIAGFLEGFVTRHTEMPDWLAIFIITSSMLLILFYYVFYPIALSKKEKQKIASQEQELLLLSTKLN, from the coding sequence ATGCGTGAGGCTGCTTTCGTGAAGCAAAATAAGGATAAATGGTTAACATTTGAAAATGTTCTGTCAAATAAAACAGTAATTTCTCCAGATGATTTATCAAGTTTATATATTGAAATCACAGACCATCTTAGTTACGCTAAAACTTTTTATCCCAATAGCAATACTGAAAGCTATTTAAATGGATTGGCTTCTACTGCCCATCAAAAAATTTATAAGACTAAAAAAGAATCTAAAAACAGACTCATCACTTTTTTTACTCATGAGTTTCCACTTATGTTTTCTCAGCACCATCGGGAATTATTGGTTGCCTTTCTGGTCTTTTCATTATTTGTTATTGTTGGCGCTTATTCGGCAGCGAATGAAGGTGATTTTGTTCGTGGTTTTTTAGGTGACAATTATGTAAATATGACATTGGAAAACATTGAAAAGGGCGACCCAATGGGGGTGTATAAAGAGCAAGGCGAGTTTCATATGTTTTTAGGTATTACCATTAATAATATAAAAGTGGCACTTATGGCTTTTGGCTATGGGATTATGCTAGCCATTGGTTCTCTTTTTATTATGATGCAAAATGGAATCATGCTTGGAAGTTTTCAGTATATGTTTTATGACAATGGCTTATTATGGGAATCTGCAAGAACCATTTGGATTCATGGTACCATTGAAATTTCAGTAATTATTATTGCAGGTGCTTCTGGTTTAGTTTTAGGAAACAGCATGCTATTTCCTGGTACTTATACAAGATTAGCGTCTTTTAAACGCGGTGTACTAAACGGCCTTAAAATTTTAATGAGCACCATACCTTTTTTTATTATCGCAGGCTTTTTAGAAGGTTTTGTTACCAGGCATACAGAAATGCCAGATTGGCTGGCCATATTTATAATAACAAGTTCAATGCTATTAATATTATTTTATTATGTCTTTTATCCCATAGCTTTGAGTAAAAAAGAAAAACAAAAAATAGCGTCACAAGAACAAGAATTACTATTACTTTCAACCAAATTAAACTAA
- a CDS encoding RDD family protein, which yields MKEFQIETAQNVTIQQNAASIVDRMWAYLIDSAIIFAYLIMSILLLVALDLDFGDAWAVYLIVSLPAFLYYVLLETFWNGQTVGKHLIKIKVVKLDGSKPGFGNYFVRWILRIVDVVITSGGLAVLVILLKGNGQRLGDIAAGTTVVSLKRKITLSDTILRDIDPGYIPKYSQVTLFSDSEMQTIKNLYDEAKKNGNHNIIVILNKRVTEVMQVEPVEKPMAFINTVIKDYNYYTQKM from the coding sequence ATGAAGGAATTTCAAATAGAAACCGCTCAAAATGTAACAATACAGCAAAATGCAGCGAGTATTGTTGATAGAATGTGGGCATATCTTATAGACAGTGCTATAATTTTTGCTTACCTCATCATGAGTATATTATTATTGGTAGCACTAGATCTTGATTTTGGTGATGCTTGGGCAGTATATCTAATTGTTAGTTTACCTGCGTTTTTATATTATGTCCTATTAGAAACCTTTTGGAATGGTCAAACCGTTGGTAAGCATTTAATAAAGATAAAAGTGGTGAAATTAGACGGTTCCAAGCCAGGTTTTGGCAACTATTTTGTGCGTTGGATTTTGCGTATTGTAGATGTTGTAATCACTTCTGGTGGCTTAGCAGTCTTAGTTATTTTACTAAAAGGAAACGGACAACGTTTAGGTGATATAGCAGCTGGTACTACTGTGGTTTCGTTAAAAAGAAAAATCACACTAAGCGATACTATTCTTAGAGATATAGATCCAGGGTACATTCCAAAATACAGTCAAGTGACGCTTTTTAGTGATTCAGAAATGCAAACCATTAAGAACCTTTATGATGAAGCAAAAAAAAATGGGAATCATAATATTATCGTTATCCTCAATAAACGCGTGACTGAGGTGATGCAAGTAGAGCCGGTTGAAAAGCCAATGGCGTTTATAAACACAGTCATTAAAGATTACAATTACTATACCCAAAAAATGTAA